A window of the Dryobates pubescens isolate bDryPub1 chromosome 36, bDryPub1.pri, whole genome shotgun sequence genome harbors these coding sequences:
- the SOCS7 gene encoding LOW QUALITY PROTEIN: suppressor of cytokine signaling 7 (The sequence of the model RefSeq protein was modified relative to this genomic sequence to represent the inferred CDS: inserted 2 bases in 1 codon; deleted 2 bases in 1 codon): MQRTELRDGGEAAAAAAASYRVLSRLLGYGAGPEAGAAGGAGTGAMGSGPLGPGGGRLPMAALPGGGVLRSPRPPPQLMVFRNAAEGRPGEEGGPAVGGGGGGDGGGGGIIIGGGDPVGGGGELLCPRHRCALEPKAAARWGAAPAGGLELQLAALGLRPPGLATKGPAGCPCPCPCLGQPPPTGPAAEETSDALLVLEALEPDEAGSCSDEEPGSPGRGXPPAPPPPPPPGEEPPVPAPVPPPPVAPGGTGARKGSLKIRLSRLFRTKSCSGGSATGDAAITGTEGRRTGELPASTGSLTDVCGARGREQEAGRKHKLTRTQSAFSPVVFSPLFTGETVSLVDVDISQRGLASPHPPTPPPPPRRSLSLLDDISGTLPPSVLVGPMGSSLQSFPLPPPPPPHAPDAFPRAVPLRVPEAVPGQPPPALQCPLYRPDSSSFAASLRELEKCGWYWGPMNWEDAEMKLKGKPDGSFLVRDSSDPRYILSLSFRSQGITHHTRMEHYRGTFSLWCHPKFEDRCQSVVEFIKRAIMHSKNGKFLYFLRSRVPGLPPTPVQLLYPVSRFSNLKSLQHLCRFRIRQLVRIDHIPQLPLPKPLISYICKFYYYDPQEEVYLSLKEAQLISRQKQEAESST, from the exons ATGCAGCGAACCGAGCTGCGGGACgggggggaggcggcggcggccgccgcGGCCTCTTACCGGGTGCTCAGCCGCCTGCTGGGCTATGGGGCCGGGCCGGAGGCGGGAGCGGCGGGTGGTGCCGGTACCGGCGCGATGGGTTCGGGGCCGTTGGGCCCCGGCGGAGGACGGCTGCCTATGGCCGCCTTACCGGGCGGCGGGGTTCTCCGGAGCCCGCGGCCTCCGCCGCAGCTGATGGTGTTCCGCAACGCGGCGGAGGGGCGGCCCGGCGAGGAGGGCGGCCCGGCGgtgggaggcggcggcggcggcgatggtggcggcggcggcatCATCATCGGCGGGGGGGACCCGGTGGGAGGCGGcggagagctgctgtgcccgCGGCACCGCTGTGCCCTGGAGCCCAAAGCGGCGGCGCGGTGGGGAGCGGCGCCGGCGGgcgggctggagctgcagctggcggCGCTGGGGCTGCGACCGCCCGGGCTGGCCACCAAGGGACCGGCGGGAtgcccctgcccttgcccctgCCTCGGTCAGCCGCCCCCGACCGGACCCGCCGCCGAAGAAACCAGCGACGCGTTACTGGTGCTGGAAGCGCTGGAGCCCGACGAGGCCGGGAGCTGCTCCGACGAGGAGCCCGGGTCCCCCGGCCGCGG GccgcccgcgccgccgccgccgccaccaccGGGAGAGGAGCCGCCGGTACCGGCG CCTGTGCCGCCACCTCCCGTCGCCCCCGGGGGAACCGGCGCCAGGAAGGGCTCGTTGAAGATCCGTCTCAGCCGCCTCTTCCGCACCAAGAGCTGCAGCGGGGGCTCGGCCACCGGGGACGCCGCCATCACCGGCACCGAGGGCCGGCGCACCGGGGAGCTGCCCGCCTCGACCGGCAGCCTGACCGATGTCTGCGGGGCCCGCGGCCGAGAGCAGGAGGCGGGCAG gaaaCACAAACTGACAAGAACCCAAAGTGCCTTTTCCCCGGTTGTGTTCAGCCCTCTCTTCACAG gtgagaCAGTGTCCCTGGTGGATGTGGACATCTCCCAGCGAggccttgcctcccctcaccctccaactcctcctcctccacctcgaAGGAGCCTCAGCCTGCTAG ATGATATCAGTGGGACACTGCCTCCATCTGTGCTAGTGGGGCCCATGGGCTCCTCCCTGCAGTCTTTCCCtctgcctccacctcctccaccccATGCCCCAG atgcCTTCCCGAGGGCTGTGCccctgagggtgccagaggcggTGCCAGGCCAGCCCCCCCCGGCCCTGCAGTGCCCTCTCTACCGCCCTGactccagcagctttgcagccagcctgagggagctggagaag TGTGGGTGGTACTGGGGCCCCATGAACTGGGAGGATGCAGAGATGAAGCTGAAGGGGAAGCCAGATGGATCCTTCCTGGTGCGAGACAGCTCCGACCCCAGGTACATCCTGAGCCTCAGCTTCCGCTCCCAGGGCATCACTCACCACACCAGGATGGAGCACTACAGAG GGACCTTCAGCCTCTGGTGCCACCCCAAGTTTGAGGACCGCTGCCAGTCCGTGGTGGAGTTCATCAAGAGAGCCATCATGCACTCCAAGAATGGGAAGTTCCTCTACTTCCTCAGGTCCAGggttccag GTCTGCCTCCCAcccctgtgcagctgctgtacCCAGTCTCCAGGTTCAGCAACCTCAagtccctgcagcacctctgccgcTTCCGCATCCGCCAGCTGGTGCGGATCGACCAcatcccccagctgcccctgcccaa gcctctgatctCCTACATCTGCAAGTTCTACTACTATGACCCCCAGGAGGAGGTCTACCTGTCCCTGAAGGAGGCTCAGCTCATCTCCAGAcagaagcaggaggctgagtcCTCCACgtag